The Dethiosulfovibrio salsuginis nucleotide sequence CCGCTTGAGAAAACCACGGCGTGGCGACACCCAACCTTCGCGGCCAAAGCATCCTCAAAAGAATCCACAGCTGGGCCCTGGGTCAGCCACTCTCCCCTAAGCACCGCTGAAACAGCGGCGATATCGTCGTCGTCGATAAACTGATGGCCGTAAGGTATCATAGAATCCCTCCCAAAATATCTCAATAAGGCAAAACAGGATCCCAGGCCAATTTACGATGGAGGTCTATCGACCCATTCGCCAGGGACAGCTCCACCACCTTCGTACTGACCTTATAATAATCCGCCGCATCCTCTACGGTGGACTCGGAAAAATCGGAATTCATAAAATCCAGGAGACCGGATAAGGGGCTCAAAAACTCCGACGCAAAAGCCCTTTGAAACTTTTGCCGAGACTTCCGAAAATCGGTGGAAACCAGATAGGATCCATTACCGCCGTACTCTATACAGTCTCCAATGAGACGAGCTATCTCAAATCTCTTACCGTCGGGATGTCTCTTTCTAAGGTGAAACGAAAGGCCGTCGCCATCTGGGGCAGCAAGGGATATCCTCTGTTTTTCGGGAGGAATCCAGCCTTCGAGATCGGAAATTTTCACCTCTACAAGCTCACATAGCTTTTCCGTGGTGATAGGGCTATTGCCTAGGTCAAGGGCCTGGCGTAGGCTGTAGGCCATCTCCTTAGCTCTCTGCCAAGGGTAGGCACGGCCATCTCTATCAGGAGGGCTATACCAACCTAAGTTGGGCTTGCCAGCCAGACCTGAAGACTCAAGGAGATCTTTGACCTTCGCTACATTTCCACCGTAAGCCGGTGCTATTTCCGAAAAGACCGGCTCTCCCATACTGTCGGAAAAGGACAAAGCGACCTCAATAACATCCTCCGGGCATTCATCGGGATCATAACCCAACTGGGCCTCAAGCCTTCGGTAAGCGGCAGAAGAAAAATCGCCTCTCTCTTCGCTTAGCTCATCCCAAAGTCCCGCCAGGTCGGAAGCAGCTATATTTTCAGCCTCCAGTCTGGCTAGGACTAAACTCACAAAGCCCTCAAGTTCCCTCTCAAAGACAGCGCCGTCTATCTCCTCCGGAAAGCTTAGGCTTTTGATATATCTAATAGACTGAGCAGAATCGGAGGATGGAGCGGACCATACCCTCATACAATCGCCGTCTGTCGCCATTACAACCTTAGGCCAGATAAAACCCTCGTTGGCCGCAGCGAGCTCATGGGACATTCGCCAGTTTACGGTAGGCATAATCCCCTGAGGTGGAAGAGGTTCATAGAGCAAACGCCACCAGGACGAAGCAATCCAAGCAGCTAAAGGATACGCCGATAAAAGCACCGACTCTTCCGTCTTCTCGGACCAAATATTCAAGTTTTGAGCCAGGTTCTCACCGTTTACCTGAAGCTGGAAGAATCCCATAGTCCGAGCAACTTCCACAGGTCCAGGATCCTCCGGTCTTGGAAACCACTCAAAAGAAAGGTCAAAAGCCATGGGAATCCCTCCATCGAGTCAAAATTAAGTCATAAAAAGGATTATCTCTCTGCAAAGGATAGC carries:
- a CDS encoding M78 family metallopeptidase domain-containing protein is translated as MAFDLSFEWFPRPEDPGPVEVARTMGFFQLQVNGENLAQNLNIWSEKTEESVLLSAYPLAAWIASSWWRLLYEPLPPQGIMPTVNWRMSHELAAANEGFIWPKVVMATDGDCMRVWSAPSSDSAQSIRYIKSLSFPEEIDGAVFERELEGFVSLVLARLEAENIAASDLAGLWDELSEERGDFSSAAYRRLEAQLGYDPDECPEDVIEVALSFSDSMGEPVFSEIAPAYGGNVAKVKDLLESSGLAGKPNLGWYSPPDRDGRAYPWQRAKEMAYSLRQALDLGNSPITTEKLCELVEVKISDLEGWIPPEKQRISLAAPDGDGLSFHLRKRHPDGKRFEIARLIGDCIEYGGNGSYLVSTDFRKSRQKFQRAFASEFLSPLSGLLDFMNSDFSESTVEDAADYYKVSTKVVELSLANGSIDLHRKLAWDPVLPY